The Malus sylvestris chromosome 14, drMalSylv7.2, whole genome shotgun sequence genome segment cttgctcttttagcggcaccaattttgaagtggcatgttgaggagcggttgtggcgccaacGGATCGTCCAtttgcggcagaagtgcttaagatccttccctcagtggttgtaagaacggcttgtcccttgcttgatgccattgactttgaggtgtgcttGGATTCTTTGAATGGAGAAatagatgagaggtagagatgatcccaccgggcgtgccaatttgtgaacacggaaaattcctgaaacgaaagagacaagaacaacgtgcacaaacaaaatatttgtatttgatgattttgggttacaatctctctctattttgatcatctgattcgatctccgtaaggtattgatttgtggatgtttccttgatccaagggccgtcgaggcttgatcttggatgaactgttggaagtttcttcaaggggccgtgggcttgatctttgaaggtggatttgagcggatcttcaaaggggcttttgggcttgatctttgaataacagtgacgaacggatctccaagggcttttgggcttggtcttgaagaacagtgatgaacggatcttcaagggcttttgggcttgatcttgaagaacggttggatgtgtggatttgtcgacgttgttgatccaaagggccgttggggcttgatcttggatgaacggatgatgaacgatggtgctttcttcaagggctgtcggggcttgatcttgaattggtggatgattgttgatccaaagggccgttgggacttggtcttaggatgaacgatgaacgaagaacgctttcttgattcttcgggaacctggatgcttgagagcttcggagtttcagagcttcagagcttcaaggtgtaatatgaattggtcctccctaaatgaatgaaataggcttgtatttatagaattttccaaggcctaattttgaatataatatcccagatgaaataagtcgtttctgctaggtgttgacacgtgtcctatttgatgacttttccaactcatttcaattttcgttgagtcacacgctacgtgtaaaatttatgtaatacatgagcgttgacactttgatttatcggtcaacatttatttaccgaaatttcgatgtctacaatgtCTTTTACAAGCTAGTCACTAAGGGTACAGTTGATGAAAATGTCTACGAGATTGCGAAAAGTAGTGCTAGATGCTGCAATCCTAGAATCTGGCGTGGAGATGGATAATGAAGGTGACACATCCACCATGGGAGAGATATTATCGAAACTTTTGCTTGGTTAAAGATTTTAGAAAACTTACGGTCGATTTGCCGATAGAGAAACTGCAACCGGAAACCTTTGTAATTTAGTTTTTGTATTTTCTAGTCACACCTTCAACCTCCCAGCCATTTCGCCTAGCCAATACCCAATAGCTTGATGTATCAAACCTAGAACACTACTTatagttttttcatttttgtttagacatcttgtatgtacattttcatatattttataattaaatactttttcttggtttattaattattgtttagaatttcattacaatatttgttaaaaattaaataaaaaatatttttgccaaaaaaaaaaaaaaaattaaaaacaagggTTTGCGCGACAAAGAAGTAACCTAGGTCATGCAAGATGTATAACCTATGTCGCGCAAAACTACTTTGGCGACATAGGGACCTGTGTCGCGCAAAACTACTTTGTGCGACGTAATGTTGTACAAAACTACTTTGTGCGACGTAGGTTATTTCTTTGTCGTGCAAACCTTGCTGTCACTGCCTTGGTGCGACGGTTGGTGCGGGATGAAGGTTTTGTTTGGCTAATTTTTGTGCGACGAAGGACATGCATCGCGCAAAttgttttttgtactagtgcTCACATAAATATTAGAAAAGGCCTAGCCAAATCAAATAGAATTTGAGTAAATAACAATGAAACAAATTGATACACTATCATTTTATACCAATATATTTTCAACCAAAATAAACCATTTTTTACAAATTAAGGTACCGTAGTCAATATCTTTTACCATTTCACATTCATCatctaaaaaaaccaaaattgaagcCTTCAGCACCTTACCCAGAACCCGCCATCGGCGCCTAAGAAAAGTAATAATCGCCCAATCAAAGAAATTGAGgacaaaaaacatatatatctgAATCTGATTTACATGCATACGAGGTAACCCATATTATGAAAATGTTTTGTCCCCAGTAttatgaaaaatgttttgtttcCCCAATGCCAAATGAGACCGAGAGCAGCATTGAGCAAGAAACAACTATTTAAATGTATGGAGTGTAACAAAACctaattaaaacataacatCTAATATGGTTATTCAATTAAAAGTTCTTTCTACATTTGTGGTGTGGTTTGGTTTTGGTGCGGTTTTCaaagccaaaaccaaaaccaaactgtTTTCTGACTTTGTGGTTTGATTTCAAACCGAAATTATTTCAAAACTACAAAACCAAACCTTTCGGTGCAGTTCGATTTAGTTCGTGCTTCGGTTCCAAGTCTCCATCCCTACTTTTAATTATTCAGTTCTCTAATTTTTAATCTTCAGAAAATTCTCAaacaaaaacatttttcaaGATGAACAATGCTTGCATCCACTCTATGGGACCTTATCTACCTTTACTTTTAACGAAACTTTGTTACACACATTTCATATCTGGAACTCTTCATTTTCATACTCATTATTTAAATATCATATCTACAAAAAGTTATTCAAATCGAGATTATTTAGTCACTTATATCTCTAAGTGTCTCGGTCTCCTGAGTCGAAAAGAATTTCTCCAAAGAATTGTTTTGGATTTATGTCTAACTTGTTAAAGTTCCAGATCTTAAAGAATTCAACCATGTCTTAGCTTTATCTTTCATAGTGTATGGGAAAACCTTCATTCTAAGATGTTCATTGGTGCTTCGCGCCCCGCCCTTTGCGCCTGGCAAAAAAAGCAAAAAGGAACATAACCTCCCAATGGGAAGcttaaaaaatgaagaaagaaaGACTTGTTAGGTGAGAAATAtgtgttggaaattttgagtagaaatttcattATCCCACATTGATCATTCCTAAAAGGTTTTCTCATTTTATAAGATTATATCCCTTATAAATAGTGATTGAAATGATGGAAAATGAAATTGGGCTCAATCTTAGGATTGAGTTTTGGGAGTACTAATTAATATATAGGGTAACttacattttcatacctcagATTTGAGatctatttcaattccttacatcTTCAAAACATATCACTTTATACcttaagtattattttatttcaaaataatacatccgttataTTTTCCATTCATAAATCCATTAAATGCTGATGTagttgccacatatatgccacgtggctgtcaaaataatacatccgttacattttctatCCATaaatccgttaaatgctgacgtagctgccacatatatgccacgtggttgccaaatgtgtatcacgtggcaaaaaaaaatttattttttaaaatttttttcttataaacCTGAATTAAGTactatttaaattattaaaaaaaatttaaaaaaacccaaacaaacccagaaaacGCAGAACCCATCTTCTCCCTCCCCTCCCGACCCCCTCACCTTCACCGAGCCCAAACCCCTCCACCTCCGATGCTCTTCACTGCCACCATGTCCAACCCTCTCTCCCCTCCCTCCTCCTCAACTCCCACCTCGACGCCATCCCCGCCGAGCCCGACAATTGCTTCTGGGTTTGTAAATGCTTTTTCTAGGTTTCTGGGTTCGTGTTATGTAACCTCACCCATCCTCGTCTATCTGTAACCTCACCCATCCTCGTTAGAAATGAAACAGCTAAAATCACTTTTCTCCCAACTAACCTAAACCCTCACCTTCGCCCTGCTAGCTACCACAATCAGTGTTCTCACAAATTAGTGAAATCACAACCGCCGTTGATTGAAAAATTCCATGGCTTTTTGAAGCAAATAAAACTTGGGTTGCAGGaagaaaaccccaaaaaaatcCCAATTCAACGAAATGGTTGTCCTGGAGACGAAATCTCAAATCCCCATTTTTCTTAGTTCAAAGCTTCAGCTTTCTCTTTAGAATTAGAAATGAATAAAAGTAAGAGATTAATTTGTGGGAAATTAAGAGGCTTGGGTTGTTGGTTTGCAATGATGCACAACTATTGGCTGAAGAATGAATTATTGGTTATTACAGTGTTGGTGGttggagaaaaaaaatagaggaaTGTGGGGTGGGGCGGAGTTACCTCTCTGTCTTCGACACCCACATGGTGGTCATGGTAGGGAAGAAGTTCAATGTTGTCGAGGTAGCAGGGAGGAAGAACCGCAGCAAAGTCATTGATTTCGGGGCTTTGTGGGGCTTTAATGTGTTGTTGAACTCGGGGATTGCTGAAGCCCGAGGCTTCGTGGTGGCTGCAGTGTGTTGTCAAAGGTGAAGGCAGAGAAGATCCGGGGGCTGATTGACGGGGTTGGTGATGATGGAGGATGGGAGAAGGGGGGTGCTAGAGTGGGGAAGACGAAGTGGGTCGGGGAGGTGAACAGGGAAGAGTGGATCGGAGAAGACATGGATTTAGGGTTTGGGTTGGGGGGTTGCGGAGAGGGGAAAGGGAATGGGTTTcaggtttttaagaaaaaaataaattttttttgccatggcacacatttggcaccTACGTGACACAAACGTTGCAGCCACGTCAGTGTTTAACGGATCAATGAATGGAAAATATAatggtattattttgaaataaaatagaacgtgaggtatgaaagtgaaatgttttaaagatgttgtataacgTTGTAATACACCTTAAACCTGAGAGGTTACTTTGTAATTTATcctaatatataattaattatgaaaattaaattctttaattaatttcgaatttaatcatttaattattttttaccaACAGACTCATTTCTTTTTGGATGAAGTTTGAAGTGTGGTGAAAGAACACACAGAGTAAACACCCATCTgagaagatgtctcccaacagatgCAACCCTTTATCATATCTGTTGCGAACATGCATAAtcctattatatatacatccatctgcatggtTTAAAACACAGAAAAACATAATTCTTCTTTTACAATCTAAAGCATTCTTATTGAGAGAATCACAAAGAAATTCACCAGAAGTTaagttttccggtgctggaattttaacttgatcgttgaatcctggtgaagtagacgtccgtagaactacaagcactgagtaggggTGAAATATTTGTtccaaggacattgcggtacgcaagcctcgatctttaGTTTTTTCTGTGTAATATTATTTCGTGTTCACACTCTGTTAAGTTAGTTGTTCGTATTCAtcatttattagcatatataaaattATCATTGATTGTTGATATTTATCCAACAATATGTTATATAAAAGGTGCATTCAAGCCTGGCTTTGTTGAATTGAATGGGCTTGCCTCACCTCTTCCCTTCCCTACGAACTGGAATGAATGGGTTCTTAACTCTAGTTAACTTTTACAATTAAAtattactttttaaattaaaaaaaaatccaaaactaattgaaatgacacgtgtcaattaaTTAAGTAGATAGAGGGCATATACCAAAATCTATGATAATGAGCAAAAATGTTCCTTCTTCTATTTGGAAGTGTTAGGTGTAGAAATGCGCATCGGTGGCTGTACAAATGTGCGAATGGCGGGTATGTAGTAGCATGTGGGCTCGATGAGTGGGAGACACAACATTGGGGGAGAGTTAGATTTAGAAAGAGGATCCTTACATCCTAGGGATCTCCACATCCtagccgttcatcgtacatcgtgcagtcagttttcgtcagatactatttgtatttaattttaaataaaaaatcaaatgatttctgaccgtacgataCATTATAAATGATTAAGATGTGAGAATCCTAAGATTCCCACAAAGTGAATCAGGTATCCAATTCCCTAGATTTAAGGGGGTGGTCAAGTGGTGGCGTGGGAACACAAAGTGGAGGAAAAGGAAAGGAACCAACGGCTATAATTTGTGAGGATTGATGAATAAATTATCAAGACCATCAGTAGCATATTGACTagtctttgtttttattttatacatGGAATGGTGTGTGAGTGTTCGGATGAGAGAAGCGCATATAATGACTTACAAAGCTTCTACTTCACTTTAGTTGTGTTTTTTCATCCAAGAAATGGTGGAAGGAATTCTCTTCAACATTGCAGAACGGATCATTCGAATGCTAGGCTCTTTTGCTTTCCAAGAGATTGGATTGATTGAGTTCCAGAACCTTAAGGAGATAGTTGCTGGATTCCAAGCTGTTCTTCTTGATGCTGAGCAAAAGCAAGCCAACAATGAAGTCAAACTGTGGCTTCAAAGCGTAGAAGATGCAGTTTATGAAGCCAATGACGTGCTCGATATTTAATACTGAAACTCAGCGAAGACAAATGATGCGTGGCCATACCAAGCTGTAAAAGAAGGTACGCCTCTTCTTCTCTAGCTCAAATCAACTTGTTTTTGGGCTAATGATGGGTCATTAGATAAAAGATATTAACGAGAGGCTTTGTGCGGTTGAATCTCACATATGCCTATTGATATCCACCTATTAAGAATATAATAAAtctgaatgaggatcctctccagatcctctttgtgaggatctcgagGATCCTCAAATTGtgtccattcatcgtacatcgtgcggtcagttttcgtcaggtactgttcatgtttaattttaaataaaagtatttaaaataatttctaactgcatgatgtacgatgaatggacacgatttgaggatccctaagattctcacaaagaggatctggagaggatcctcattcaatACATCTCTCAATAACTCATAATTAACTTCAATAAATTTTCTACATTATTGTTTTGAATGTTTCATATAACCTACCTTTACAAAACTCTACTAACTTAATTAATACAGTTCTATCGAAATAATGATTATGTCTACTCAAACTCTTACTGGtgcaccttttatttttttaactcaaATCAACATGCTTTTAAGCTAAAGATGTGtcataagataaaaaaaatattaacgaGAGGCTTCGTGCGGTTGAATCTTGTAGAAAGTTTGTCTTAGAAGGAAATCATGAAGATACACCATTTATAAAAAGATAGAGGGTCACTCACTCATTTGTCCCCaaggaaaatattattatagGGAGTGATGAAGATAAAAAGGCAATTATCCAACTTTTGTTGGATCCCATCTCAACTGAGAATGTCAACCATTTTCATATTTGGATTTAGAGGATTGGGGAAAACTGCACTTGCCCAGCTCATATTCAACAATGGGGCGATTCAAAATCATTTTGAGTTGAAAATATGGACATGTATCTCTAACGTATTTGAGCTGGATATAGTGGTTAAGAAAATCCTTCAATCCGAACAAAATGGGATAAAGCAGTTGCAAAATGATCTTAGGAGAAAAGTAGATGGGAAGAAGTACCTACTTGTGTTGGATGATGTGTGGAatgaaaattgagagaaatggCTTAGCTTGAAGTACTTGTTAATGGGTGGTGGAAAAGGTAGTAGAATACTATTAACCACTCGTAGTGGAATCGTTGTGACTGCATCATACATAGCTAAATCCTACAACTTAAGCGGTTTGAATGAAGAGCAAAGTTGGTCTTTATTTAAGGAAATGATTTTTAAAGATGGAAAAGAGCCAGATAATTTAACAATTAAGGCAGTTGAGAAGGAGGTTGCAAGAAAATGTCAAGGAGTATCACTTACTATAAGGACAATAAGTGGGATGCTGTGCACCAAACATCACGAAACATGGttgaatttcaaagaaaaaaaactttcaaaaataaataaaaaagaaaatggtaTTTTAACAGCACTTAAATTGAGTTATGATGTGCTCCCATCACATTTGAAGCATTATTTTGCTTATTGTAGCATGTTCCCACCGGATTATGAAATCCCTGTACAAAGATTAATTCAACTTTGGGTGGCGCAAGGGTTTATTAAGTCATATGAAGAAAACGAGTGTTTGGAGGATGTTGTGTATATTACATGGAATTGTTGTGTAGATCGTTTTTTCAAGACGAAGAAAAAGATTAGTTTAGTATAATAAAAAGTTGTAAAATGCACAATCTCATGAATGAACTTGCAATCATAGTGTTGGGGTCGGAAGCATTGTAATTGATCTGAACTAAAGGAATTTTCATGAAAAGTTTCATCATGTAACTTTCAAATTTTCTATTCATTTGTCAGAATGGGATACGAACTATCTTTTTCTTTGGCCAATATATTGGAACAGTGGTGAGCAGTCATTATGTAATTCATTTTGTACTACAATTGTTTCAATTTTGAAGTCATTGCGTATGTTGAGTCGCAATGGTTTAGGATTTACAAAATTACCTAATTAtcttaaaaaaatgaaacataTGAGATATCTTGATCTTAGTGGTCATCCCATCAAGAGACTTCCAAATTGGATAGTTGGACTTTCGAATTTGGAAACACTATATCTATCAGGTTGTATGAATCTTGTGGAATTGCCTAGAGGCATTAAAAAATGATCAATTAAGGCATCTCATCTTGGAAAAGTGTGGTGAATTGACACGAATGTCACGTGGACTTGGTGAATTGACTGGTCTTGGTACATTGGGTACATTTGCTTTAAGCAAAAATAATTACATGTGGAGGGGTAGTGCTGGTCTTGGTGAACTGAGAAGGCTTAAAGAATTAAGGGGAGAGTTAGATATTATAAATTTGAGGCATGTGAAAGATGTGATGTTAGAATCCAATGTTGGTGCACTTGTGAACGAGAAACAACATCTCCATTCGTTGAATTTAAATTGGAAACGGGGAGAAGATGTTAACGCAGTTGATGAGAAGGATATTATCATGTCAATGGAAGTATTGCAACCCCATTCAAATCTAAAGGAGTTGTCCGTGTGGTTTTATGGTGGTCTGAGGTTTGCGAGTtggttttcttctctcataaatATTATTAATCTCAGATCGCATTACTGTGAGAGATGCCAAAATCTTCCACCCTTGGATCATTTGCCTTCGCTTAAGTATCTTGAACTTTCACATTTGAAGAAGTTGGAGTACATAGCAGACAATGCCAGCAGTAATAGTATGAGTGatgagatgatgatgatgtcatTCTTTCCCGCCTTGGAGAAGCTCTCCATGTATAGTTGCCCTGTTCTGAAGGGATGGTGGAGGGTGCACACTCATAAtagtgcttcttcttcttcatcaacggAAAATCTGTTTTTCCCGTTGCCTTCATTTCCCTGTCTTTCTACATTGATTATCCAGAACTGTCGTAATCTATCTTCCATGTCTCTGTGTCCAAATGTGGATAGAATACGTCTCTATAGGACCAGCTTGAAGGTTCTTCATTCCTTGTTTGTTAGAGGAGCATCTGATATTACACATGATGTTGGTGTTGATGTTTCTGGCACTTCTTCTTCCCCTCATCTCTCAAAATTAACATATCTGTCACTCTAAGGAATTGAGAATTTGGAATGTTTAACGTCGGAAGGAATAGGCAGCCTCACATCACTCCAATTGCTTTCGATCACATTTTGCCCAAACTTGGCATCACTACCTGAAGAAATAAGCAATCTCACGTCACTACAACAACTTGAAATTGATCATTGCTCTAATTTGGCATCACTGCCAGAAGGGATTCGTGGACTCTCCTGTTTAAATAAATTGCAAGTTTGGCGTTGCCCCATTTTAAGCGAAAGATGCGAGAAAGAAAAAGGTGAGGACTGGCCTAAGAATATTGCTCATATCCCATTCGTTCGTATTAAGTAAGGTGCGTTTTCTAACTTGTTTGAATTTACAGTCGCCTAATTCAGTATAAACTACGAAATATTCAAATGCCAATCTCGTTTCTCAATTTTATAATTCATTCATCATCActagcattttattttttcttttcagatgacATATGCGGATCAAAGATTTCATCGTCCACACTTTTGCTTCTCACCCACTAATATGCAGTGAATGGGGGCGTCCACCTTTAGGGTTCCATATGTGATGGCCATGTTGACTACTTGGAGTGGTTGTAtatgattttacttttgattgCCGAGGTTTAGGTACtatgtccccccccccccccctcggCGTTGTATGTTTTTTCTTCAAGTAATATAATATAGGCGTGAATGCCTATACTTATGTGTCAAATAAATGGACGATTCATCATGATACTTATTTCGTACTAACACTGCTCGATTTGTTCAATATAATAAACTAACGATCTCTGATTTGATTGGTATTTATAAAGATGATCTTTAAATGAGATTAAGAAGATaaatgattttgcttaaaaAAATTTTACTATGAAAATACATAGGTGTAAGGAGTGAACAAGGTGATACAACTCATGAGGTGGGTCAAGTATTTTTCTTACAACATTTTGTTTTAGGAATTAGGGTTGAATGTTCAACTTCCCCAAGGAACATGCTTTGCAAAGTGGATGGCCGGGATAATTTCAAGTGAGGCCCATGAGATATTTTGAGGATATGGCGCATCATATCTCTTCCAGGGTGTACTATTTGATCATGCCAAAGTAGCAGAGTGTCCTGGAACCCAGccatagggccggccacatggtGTGTCTCGAGGGCTTAAATGGTTGTTATGTACAACTGACTCGGGAAAtgttccaacttctcgtgaatacgcTTCCGGCCATATTCGTAAGAAGTTATACAAAGATATTCAGAATCAttctcttcagtggtttcaacatgatattgattatctcgaatatctctaaaactcatcAACGTTCTTttggaacgtggagaatatagtgcctctttaatggttaatttagtaccattggacaacattatatgtgCATTTCCGTAtaatgggcctgagagggttgtcagaggtgcattcttaggtacgaagttagtaaaaTCGTGTTTCTCATGCAATATGGTGTGCGTAGTTGCACTATtagccagacaactaacttccctacTAGTCATACCTAAAAATAGATTAATTGAAttagtcacatgcataaatgtaattccattcattcaattaatcaattcgagaaatagtccataaaaataattatccaaagttcaaaaaaccaaaaccaaacaaataattccaaatacttagaaacattGTTCGAAAATTAAAACCATAAGCCTAGAAAAATAGGGGAGGAGTTCGGCCATTCCTGGTGGGTTCGGACACTAGGGGTAAAACACCCTAAAACATGTCTAAAATTTATTCGTCCATAGGAGCGGATGCCTCTTGAAAATCTGAAACCTCCATCAATGTGGTAGCATCTTCAGGAAGTTCTACATGCACAAAGTTAGTCTCACAAtgagaatgatacttggcaatggcCTCGGGGGTAGCTCGGCATacgcataaccaatgatctttTGATCCACAGTGGTAGCACATGTTCATTTCAGTGGAATCCAATTGAACGATAActtttcccttattcttgaagcttGGGGCCTTAGGGGCAAAATGTTGGTGCTTCTGGGTCAATTTTCCTCCCTTGGATAGGCCTCTGTTCGGTGGACCGTGGGGGCCGTGGTGGGCCTTGCCGCCCTTTTCCACGGCCACGACGTGGTTTCCATCGGTTGTGGCTGCTAGAATCTGTTGCATGCACTTCAGGTGCAGCattcgagcttgatgatttttcatcaaaagctggttttacttttcagcgagaagtagAACAGATATCAAATCcgaaaatttggtgaacttttgtgccctatattgttgttgcaggacaatattggtggcattgaAGGTCGAATAGCTCTTCTCAAGGAAATCTTGTTCGGTTAAGTCCTCTTTATTGAACTTAAGCAGTgatcggattctacaaacttcagagttgtattcgttcacagacttaaagtcttggaagtgtAAATGATGctagtcatgtcttgcttcaggcaagtaaaTGTCTTTTTGATGATTGAAACGATCCACCAGAGAGAGCCAGAGGGTATGTGGATCCTCCTTTGCGAGGTACTTGGTCTGtagtgcatcatggatgtgtcttcggatgaagatcatagcagaagctttctgagcttcgtcgacGAGTTCATCGTCGATTGGTTCCTTGATAGTAGCTCTAAGACTCTTTGCAGTaagatggagcttcacatcttggatcCACTTCAGGTAGTTTCTTCTAGATACTTCTAGAGCGGTGAAATCAAGTTTGTTCAACATGTCCCTAAACAGAGGGTACAACAAAACGTGGTTAGTCATACGGAAAACCATAGACATACATtgtagaacattcgagttctatagacatgtattggtttaatttatgcatgaaaactacaagtttcatgtggtaagttttgaatgaaaactttgggtttcaaaggcactaaattcgaaACTACAAGTTCGAtttagttatgaatgtttagttCATATATAGGGGTACCTGGAAGAACAcaaaatacaatatacaataaagtgtagtggatttgtgGATTGCTTCAAGAACCCAAGTGTGAGTACTTTGAGACTATAAAAGATAGTCAATGgttcaaagaaacaaaataatttattgaattgttaatgccaacaaaaataaacttcaagccaataattttggattaattgttaaattaatggACTActggtcactttaattaattcaatagattaaGACCATTCGGGGTTGATCGTATaagcaaaaataattataacattcgggttaaaatgatttaaaatgccaaaaattagcattgggttaaaaaaaccaTAGCCCAAACACGGTGGGCATGGGTGCCGTGAGTAGGGCAAAGCCCTGAAAAAGGCCTAGTGGGCTTGGGTGGTTGCTAGAAGTAGCCTAATTGCATGGCTTCAGGCCACGGGCAGAGGGGTGAGAAGCCTAACAACGAAGTTGCTGGCGTTTTGGGCCAGGACAGGTGCACGGGGCAAGTTCACAGGCTTGCGGGGGTGCGAGGAAACCCTAGCTGAATATGGGTTTCGGGTCTTGGGCCGTAAGGATAAGCCCAACCATCTGGGCCGACTATTAGTGTCGCGGGCCGTGGCAAGGGCAAAAGCCCAGTAGGCTTCTAGCATTCTGGCGTAGGCTGGGCCTTTAGGCCTGTGTCAAGGGCAAGCCTAGCATGCTTTTGGCATGCGGGTTTGGGCTCGGGTTAGACCGAGGCTTCAGGCCCATGTTGCAGACAATCAAGGCCAAAGCTTGGTTGAGTCTGAGAAATGCAACAAGCCCAAAAGGGCTGCGTGCAAGGTCCAGGATGTCGGAGTGACGCCGTCCCAAGGTCTGTCACCACGCGACTGAGCCTCAGGCCAGTGTAGTCGTCCCGACGGTGGTGCCACGGTGGTACGGCGGTGGTGCCGCAAAGATTcccagtttttgtttttgttttttttcaaattctggggttaaaaaccctaattgcttaTAAATGACTTTCGATGCCTTGACTCACAATTCCACATAGTATAAATGCATAATGCATGAACaagtatatatattgacaaaatatatgaacatatatacaatatatataattgaaaggaaaatataaatataaggggttcatgca includes the following:
- the LOC126599477 gene encoding putative disease resistance protein RGA4; this translates as MSRGLGELTGLGTLGTFALSKNNYMWRGSAGLGELRRLKELRGELDIINLRHVKDVMLESNVGALVNEKQHLHSLNLNWKRGEDVNAVDEKDIIMSMEVLQPHSNLKELSVWFYGGLRFASWFSSLINIINLRSHYCERCQNLPPLDHLPSLKYLELSHLKKLEYIADNASSNSMSDEMMMMSFFPALEKLSMYSCPVLKGWWRVHTHNSASSSSSTENLFFPLPSFPCLSTLIIQNCRNLSSMSLCPNVDRIRLYRTSLKVLHSLFVRGASDITHDVGVDVSGTSSSPHLSKLTYLSL